In the genome of Aulosira sp. FACHB-615, one region contains:
- a CDS encoding SagB/ThcOx family dehydrogenase — protein MPEIHQSIAQHYHERTKYDPQTLAAKNQRLDWAKQPVPFKEYKIGSVFDLKPYLQESLEPLAAQADAGWWQRLSRLLFRSYGLTARMPSMGSAVYLRSAPSAGGLYPAEVYVVSRGTPMLPAGLYNYQCRTHSLMLYWENDVWRALQDACFWHPALEGTQLAIVVTAVFYRSAWRYEDRAYRRIFLDTGHLLGNIELASAITDYRPHLIGGFVDDAVNDLLYIDPQQEGAIAVLAMADLLDIQQNLSTGCTALPSATETKYPPIPDGELLKYFHRHTQIQSGITGKLNLPAVKQERSLEDKYNFPFCLKIPTATTPIDWGINLSSLEATIHKRRSTRAYSGDDLTFDELKALLDFTYQPQNYIDQHLDRNPDYFDLNLIETFIAVSGVKGLESGCYYYAPKAQELRQIRFKNFRRELHYLCLGQDLGRDAAAVVFHTADLKAAIAQYGDRVYRYLHMDAGHLGQRLNLAAVHLNLGVSGIGGFFDDQVNEVLGIPTDEAVLYITTLGRPR, from the coding sequence ATGCCAGAAATCCACCAATCTATTGCACAGCACTACCACGAACGTACTAAATATGACCCTCAAACCCTAGCCGCGAAAAATCAGAGGCTAGACTGGGCTAAACAGCCAGTACCTTTTAAAGAGTATAAAATTGGCTCGGTTTTTGATCTGAAACCTTACCTGCAAGAATCGTTAGAACCCTTGGCTGCTCAAGCAGATGCAGGGTGGTGGCAAAGACTGTCTCGTTTACTGTTTCGGAGTTACGGGTTAACTGCCAGAATGCCTTCTATGGGTAGTGCAGTTTATTTGCGTTCTGCGCCTAGTGCTGGTGGGTTATATCCCGCAGAGGTGTATGTAGTTTCTCGCGGTACACCCATGCTCCCCGCCGGACTTTATAACTATCAGTGTCGCACTCATTCATTGATGTTGTATTGGGAAAATGATGTGTGGCGAGCTTTGCAAGATGCTTGTTTTTGGCATCCGGCGTTAGAAGGTACGCAATTGGCAATTGTGGTGACTGCGGTTTTTTATCGTTCGGCTTGGCGGTATGAAGACCGGGCTTATCGGCGAATTTTTCTGGATACAGGGCATTTGTTGGGGAATATTGAGTTAGCAAGTGCGATTACTGATTACCGTCCCCACTTGATTGGCGGTTTTGTTGACGATGCGGTTAATGATTTGTTGTATATTGATCCGCAGCAAGAAGGTGCGATCGCAGTTTTGGCGATGGCAGACTTATTAGATATTCAGCAAAATTTGTCTACCGGATGCACAGCTTTACCTTCCGCCACAGAAACTAAATATCCCCCCATCCCTGATGGTGAGTTGCTGAAATATTTCCATCGTCACACCCAAATTCAATCAGGTATTACTGGTAAGTTGAATTTACCAGCAGTGAAACAAGAAAGGTCTTTGGAAGACAAATATAATTTCCCTTTCTGTCTGAAAATTCCCACTGCTACCACACCAATTGACTGGGGGATAAATCTCTCCAGTTTAGAAGCGACTATCCATAAGCGTCGTTCTACTCGTGCTTATAGTGGTGATGATTTAACCTTTGATGAACTCAAAGCTTTATTAGATTTTACCTACCAACCCCAAAATTACATCGACCAACATCTTGACCGGAATCCCGACTACTTTGACCTCAACTTAATTGAAACATTTATTGCCGTGAGTGGAGTCAAAGGCTTGGAATCTGGCTGTTATTATTACGCGCCCAAAGCCCAAGAACTGCGCCAGATTCGGTTTAAAAACTTCCGCCGGGAATTACATTATCTATGTTTGGGTCAAGATTTAGGCAGAGATGCGGCTGCTGTTGTCTTTCATACCGCAGACCTGAAAGCCGCTATTGCTCAGTATGGCGATCGCGTTTATCGTTATTTACACATGGATGCTGGGCATTTGGGTCAACGCTTAAATTTAGCCGCAGTCCATCTCAATTTGGGCGTGAGCGGTATTGGTGGTTTTTTTGATGACCAAGTAAATGAAGTTCTGGGTATTCCTACAGATGAAGCTGTTCTCTACATTACTACGTTAGGAAGACCAAGATAA
- the ilvC gene encoding ketol-acid reductoisomerase, with protein sequence MARMYYDEDANLDLLAGKTIAIIGYGSQGHAHALNLKDSGLNVIVGLYPGSKSAQKAEAAGLTVKNVADAAKAADFIMILLPDEVQKTVYKNEIEPNLEAGNVVAFAHGFNIHFGQVVPPADVDVVMVAPKGPGHLVRRTYEQGQGVPALFAVYQNASGQARDRAMAYARGIGGTRAGVLETTFREETETDLFGEQAVLCGGLSALIKAGFETLVEAGYQPELAYFECLHEVKLIVDLVVEGGLATMRDSISNTAEYGDYTRGPRVVNEQTKAEMRKILREIQSGQFAREFVLENQSGKPGFTAMRRQEAEHPIEVVGKDLRAMFSWLKKV encoded by the coding sequence ATGGCCCGGATGTACTATGACGAAGATGCCAATTTAGACCTTTTGGCTGGAAAAACTATTGCTATTATCGGCTATGGTTCCCAAGGTCATGCTCATGCCCTGAACTTAAAAGATAGCGGTTTGAATGTGATTGTGGGGCTATATCCTGGCAGTAAGTCAGCACAAAAAGCTGAAGCTGCTGGCTTAACCGTGAAAAATGTTGCCGATGCAGCCAAAGCGGCTGACTTCATCATGATTTTGTTACCTGATGAAGTACAGAAAACAGTTTACAAAAACGAAATTGAACCTAATTTAGAAGCTGGAAATGTAGTAGCGTTTGCCCACGGCTTTAACATTCACTTTGGGCAGGTTGTACCACCTGCTGACGTAGATGTGGTTATGGTAGCACCCAAAGGCCCTGGTCACTTAGTGCGCCGGACTTATGAACAAGGACAAGGCGTACCTGCGTTGTTTGCGGTTTATCAAAATGCTAGTGGTCAGGCACGCGATCGCGCTATGGCTTACGCTAGAGGTATTGGTGGTACTCGTGCTGGTGTCCTCGAAACCACCTTCCGCGAAGAAACCGAAACTGATTTGTTCGGCGAACAAGCCGTATTATGTGGTGGTTTGAGTGCCTTAATCAAAGCTGGTTTTGAAACCTTAGTCGAAGCTGGTTATCAGCCCGAATTGGCTTATTTTGAATGTCTGCACGAAGTTAAATTAATTGTTGACTTAGTTGTAGAAGGCGGTTTAGCCACAATGCGCGATAGCATCTCCAACACCGCCGAATATGGTGACTACACTCGCGGCCCCAGAGTGGTTAACGAACAAACCAAAGCCGAAATGCGGAAAATTCTCCGCGAAATTCAATCAGGACAATTCGCCCGTGAATTCGTTTTAGAAAATCAATCCGGTAAACCAGGATTTACCGCTATGCGTCGTCAAGAAGCCGAACACCCCATTGAAGTAGTCGGTAAAGACCTACGGGCAATGTTTAGCTGGCTGAAAAAAGTCTAA
- a CDS encoding DUF4349 domain-containing protein encodes MTFDLPLPRKSTLLAGALLGGVVFTSCAAQDFSTKSLPPIASQEQAAPTANNLVAQAEAAPVPRARPQLIKKATMTIVVNSVENSINAVSQIIAKQQGDLIGLNEMQPTKQNFRHTASIQLRVPQNLLEPTLEELAKLGTIESRNITAEDVGDRLVDIQARLTNLRKTEVNLQKIMDRAGSVRDVLSVAQELSRVRESIEQIDAQLKSLQNQVAYSTITLNLEAAVSSNSPQRALGSQIQETWNNSTQSLGSLTVGLLKLGIWLIVYTPYLLILAAGVYGFLRWRRTHTPGETRN; translated from the coding sequence ATGACTTTTGATTTACCATTACCACGCAAATCAACCTTACTTGCGGGTGCTTTACTAGGAGGGGTTGTTTTTACTAGCTGTGCTGCTCAAGATTTTTCTACTAAATCATTACCGCCAATTGCCAGCCAAGAGCAAGCTGCACCAACGGCTAATAATCTCGTCGCCCAAGCAGAAGCAGCACCAGTCCCCAGGGCGCGTCCCCAATTAATCAAAAAAGCCACAATGACAATTGTGGTGAACTCTGTCGAAAACAGCATTAATGCAGTTTCACAGATTATTGCAAAACAGCAAGGTGATTTGATTGGGTTAAATGAAATGCAACCCACAAAACAAAATTTCCGTCACACTGCATCTATACAGTTGCGAGTGCCGCAAAACTTATTAGAACCGACCTTAGAAGAATTAGCTAAATTAGGTACAATCGAAAGTCGTAATATTACAGCCGAGGATGTAGGCGATCGCTTGGTGGATATCCAAGCTAGATTAACTAATCTCCGCAAAACCGAAGTAAATTTACAAAAAATTATGGACAGGGCTGGTTCTGTGCGCGATGTGTTGAGTGTTGCTCAAGAACTCAGTCGAGTCCGAGAATCTATTGAGCAAATTGACGCTCAACTCAAAAGCTTGCAAAATCAAGTCGCCTACTCCACCATTACCTTAAATCTAGAAGCAGCTGTATCTAGTAACAGTCCCCAACGTGCGCTAGGTTCACAAATTCAAGAAACTTGGAACAATTCGACCCAATCTCTAGGCAGCTTGACTGTTGGGCTATTAAAGTTAGGTATATGGTTAATAGTCTACACCCCTTATTTATTGATTTTAGCTGCGGGTGTCTACGGTTTTCTCCGTTGGCGACGCACTCATACACCAGGAGAAACTAGAAATTAA
- a CDS encoding thermonuclease family protein, which produces MNFVELLLVLATVLNVGNSNIITVKNDTGQIQTVKLACINLPNATKKPDNLAATEKLNQLLPAGSPVVIRRVTEDKGDRITGEIFVDNQSVNLRLVAEGNAVIDQDTIYYCSETKTQYLIAQANAQNKRLGIWQQINPDTTKKIPR; this is translated from the coding sequence ATGAATTTTGTAGAGTTACTTTTAGTTCTAGCGACAGTGCTGAATGTCGGCAATAGCAATATAATTACCGTTAAAAATGATACAGGACAAATTCAGACAGTAAAACTTGCTTGTATTAATTTACCGAACGCAACAAAAAAACCAGATAATCTAGCAGCAACCGAGAAACTCAACCAATTATTACCAGCAGGTAGTCCTGTAGTGATTAGAAGAGTTACAGAAGATAAAGGCGATCGCATTACAGGCGAAATCTTCGTAGATAATCAATCAGTCAATCTCCGCTTAGTTGCCGAAGGTAACGCAGTTATTGACCAAGATACTATCTACTACTGCTCAGAAACTAAAACTCAATATTTAATTGCCCAAGCCAATGCTCAAAATAAACGACTAGGAATATGGCAGCAAATTAATCCAGACACAACTAAAAAAATCCCAAGATAA